A DNA window from Paenibacillus sp. HWE-109 contains the following coding sequences:
- the addB gene encoding helicase-exonuclease AddAB subunit AddB: MSIRFVIGRAGSGKSERCLIEMKQQLAAEPEGNPLVLLVPEQATFQAEHALVSDPGIRGMIRAQVLSFHRLAWRVMQEEGGTARLPIDDTGKKLLLTSILHKYKEKLRLFGHSAEQMGFVDRLNQIFTEMKRYCVTAEQLMNHENKRIAALGESGLLRDKMHDIQLVYRQFEAELARQYLDGEDYLTLLAEQIPNSVYLKSASIWIDGFHGFTPQEFAVLGALFANCKQVTVTLCVDREWQAGDSPDELDLFHPTATTMVRMQNLIWQLGLEAAEVHHLAPENSPRYEDSPALGYLERHFDRRIGGAAQRYQPAALEKLSDQLVIKEAVHRRAEVEGAIRDMLLLVREQGVRWREIAVMVRNMEGYQDLLRAILTDHEIPHFFDQKRSVLHHPLVEFIRSALEVVLHNWHYDAVFRCVKTDLLIPADAAYQRTELDKLENYVLAFGIQGYRWTDGKPWTFKFRANLEQAEDQLLEPTDELDALNTSKSWVVKPLLAFAKRLQQATTVRDQVTALYDLLVTVQAPEKLEAWSQQAIHEGKPEKAREHGQMWDSVMDMLDQLVETMGEDGLSLELFNGLIETGMESMKLGLVPPSMDQLLIGSMDRTRSSGIRYAYILGVNDGVIPAQMAEKGVLTEAERTVLTDSGLPMADGSRRKLLDEQFIVYTSLTVPGKRLWLSYPLADEEGKSLLPSELIKQIRQLFPGTEAPLLLAEPSNETPAQEQAAYIAHPNQTISYLAVRMKHWMLGGRIDDLWWETYNWYANKPIWHMKLQSVVQALQYTNKEKGLSPRTSKLLYGQNLRASVSRMEKYVACPFSHFVSHGLRLQERRVYRLDAPDIGQLFHAALNQFVQKLQQDQLDWGSLTAEQCMERSAQVVDELAPRLQGEILLSSSRYAYIARKLKQVVGRAAVVLGEHAKHGQFEPLGLEIDFGPGKDLPPLTFELENGCTMEIIGRIDRVDRAEGEQGVLLRVIDYKSSSTSLQLSEVYYGLSLQMLTYLDVIITHAEQWLGIAAKPAGVLYFHVHNPMLQQKNALDLDQIEKELRKRYKMKGLITADAEVAGLMDDELLKSAGHSQLIPVALKKDGSFYSTSSVATDEQWDTLRKYVRKQVKQIGTDITDGHVDINPYRLGKKTACLHCSYKSICQFDPLFEGNEVHVLKQRAKDQLWSELEQNVKA, from the coding sequence ATGTCTATTCGATTCGTAATCGGCAGAGCCGGTAGTGGCAAAAGTGAACGTTGCTTAATAGAAATGAAACAGCAGCTGGCGGCGGAGCCAGAGGGCAATCCGCTCGTTTTATTGGTGCCTGAGCAGGCAACTTTTCAAGCGGAGCATGCGCTAGTCTCGGATCCCGGGATTCGCGGGATGATTCGCGCCCAAGTGCTAAGTTTTCACCGACTCGCTTGGCGGGTCATGCAGGAAGAGGGTGGCACAGCCAGATTGCCGATTGATGATACGGGTAAGAAACTGCTGTTAACAAGCATTTTACATAAATACAAAGAAAAGCTTCGACTGTTTGGACATTCGGCTGAACAGATGGGCTTTGTGGATAGACTTAATCAAATTTTTACGGAAATGAAGCGCTATTGCGTCACAGCCGAACAACTCATGAATCATGAAAATAAGCGCATAGCTGCACTTGGAGAAAGTGGGTTGCTGCGGGATAAAATGCATGATATTCAACTGGTTTATCGCCAGTTTGAAGCGGAATTAGCACGTCAATATCTGGATGGCGAAGATTATCTGACACTGCTCGCTGAGCAGATTCCGAACTCGGTCTATTTGAAGTCAGCTTCGATCTGGATTGACGGCTTTCATGGCTTCACACCTCAGGAGTTTGCTGTTCTTGGCGCTTTGTTCGCCAATTGCAAGCAGGTGACCGTGACGCTTTGTGTAGACCGTGAATGGCAAGCTGGTGATTCGCCGGATGAGCTGGATCTCTTTCATCCTACGGCAACAACGATGGTCCGCATGCAGAATCTCATCTGGCAATTAGGCCTAGAAGCAGCAGAGGTACATCATCTGGCCCCAGAGAATTCCCCGCGATATGAGGATAGCCCGGCGCTTGGTTATTTGGAGCGTCATTTCGACCGCCGAATTGGCGGGGCCGCACAGCGGTACCAACCAGCAGCTCTGGAGAAGTTAAGCGATCAACTTGTCATCAAAGAAGCGGTGCACCGCCGTGCAGAAGTGGAAGGCGCGATCCGCGACATGCTGCTGCTCGTCCGCGAGCAAGGTGTTCGCTGGCGGGAGATTGCCGTCATGGTGCGCAATATGGAAGGCTATCAGGACTTGTTGAGAGCGATTCTGACTGACCATGAGATTCCTCACTTTTTTGACCAAAAGAGGTCAGTCCTGCATCATCCGTTGGTTGAATTTATTCGTTCAGCGCTGGAAGTCGTGCTCCATAATTGGCACTATGATGCTGTATTTCGCTGTGTCAAAACCGACCTTTTAATCCCGGCAGATGCAGCCTACCAGCGAACAGAGCTGGATAAACTGGAGAATTATGTGCTGGCGTTCGGTATCCAGGGTTATCGCTGGACAGATGGCAAGCCTTGGACATTTAAGTTTCGAGCTAACTTGGAGCAAGCGGAAGATCAGCTGCTGGAGCCAACTGACGAGCTGGATGCGCTAAATACGAGCAAATCATGGGTTGTAAAGCCGCTGCTTGCTTTTGCCAAACGTTTGCAGCAAGCCACAACGGTTAGAGATCAAGTCACTGCGTTGTATGATCTGCTGGTAACGGTGCAAGCACCGGAGAAGCTGGAGGCATGGAGTCAGCAAGCGATTCATGAAGGCAAACCGGAAAAAGCCCGCGAGCATGGCCAAATGTGGGACAGCGTGATGGACATGCTGGACCAACTGGTGGAGACGATGGGTGAGGACGGCTTGTCTTTGGAACTGTTTAACGGTCTTATTGAGACTGGGATGGAAAGTATGAAGCTTGGACTGGTACCGCCTTCGATGGATCAATTGTTAATCGGAAGCATGGACCGCACTCGCTCGAGCGGCATCCGGTACGCCTATATACTTGGTGTCAATGATGGGGTAATCCCGGCTCAAATGGCAGAGAAAGGTGTTCTGACGGAAGCGGAAAGAACCGTTCTGACAGACTCTGGATTACCGATGGCAGACGGCAGCCGCCGCAAGCTGCTGGATGAGCAGTTTATTGTTTATACCTCTTTAACGGTGCCGGGCAAAAGGTTGTGGCTGAGCTATCCACTAGCCGATGAAGAAGGGAAATCGCTGCTGCCTTCGGAGCTTATCAAGCAGATTCGCCAGCTTTTCCCAGGAACAGAAGCGCCGCTCTTGCTCGCAGAGCCATCCAATGAAACGCCAGCGCAGGAGCAAGCTGCTTACATTGCCCATCCGAATCAAACGATTTCCTATCTGGCAGTCCGCATGAAGCACTGGATGTTGGGAGGGCGAATCGATGACCTCTGGTGGGAGACGTATAATTGGTACGCGAATAAGCCGATCTGGCATATGAAACTGCAATCCGTCGTTCAGGCTTTACAATATACGAATAAAGAAAAGGGTCTTAGTCCCCGAACTAGCAAATTACTGTATGGTCAAAATTTGCGGGCGAGTGTTTCCAGAATGGAGAAGTATGTGGCCTGTCCATTCTCGCATTTTGTATCCCATGGGTTAAGGCTGCAGGAAAGAAGAGTATACCGGCTTGATGCTCCGGACATTGGACAGCTGTTCCACGCGGCATTGAATCAATTTGTGCAAAAGCTTCAGCAGGATCAACTTGATTGGGGTTCGTTGACGGCTGAGCAGTGCATGGAGCGTTCCGCTCAGGTGGTGGATGAGCTTGCGCCAAGGCTGCAAGGGGAAATCTTGCTCAGTTCCAGCCGGTATGCCTATATCGCGAGGAAATTGAAGCAGGTTGTAGGCAGAGCGGCTGTCGTGCTTGGCGAACATGCGAAGCATGGGCAGTTTGAACCGCTAGGTCTGGAAATTGATTTTGGACCAGGCAAAGACTTGCCGCCACTTACCTTTGAACTGGAAAATGGCTGTACGATGGAAATTATCGGACGAATTGACCGTGTTGATCGTGCAGAAGGCGAGCAGGGCGTTCTTTTACGGGTGATTGATTATAAATCGAGTTCAACTTCTTTGCAGTTGTCAGAAGTGTATTATGGGCTGTCGCTACAAATGTTGACGTATCTGGACGTTATTATTACGCATGCGGAGCAGTGGCTGGGAATTGCGGCCAAGCCGGCAGGCGTCCTGTATTTCCATGTACATAATCCGATGCTGCAGCAAAAAAATGCGCTCGATTTGGATCAAATTGAAAAAGAGCTGCGCAAACGTTATAAAATGAAAGGCTTAATTACTGCGGACGCGGAAGTTGCCGGTTTGATGGATGATGAATTGCTGAAAAGCGCCGGCCACTCGCAGTTGATTCCGGTTGCCTTGAAGAAAGACGGCAGCTTCTATTCGACTTCGTCAGTCGCTACAGATGAACAGTGGGACACACTGCGCAAATATGTACGCAAACAAGTGAAGCAGATCGGCACGGATATCACGGATGGCCATGTGGACATCAATCCTTACCGTTTGGGCAAAAAAACCGCTTGTCTGCACTGCTCTTATAAATCGATTTGTCAGTTCGATCCCTTATTTGAGGGCAATGAAGTACACGTATTGAAACAGCGGGCCAAAGACCAGCTCTGGTCCGAATTGGAGCAGAATGTCAAGGCCTAA
- a CDS encoding citrate synthase/methylcitrate synthase — protein sequence MASVTGLEGVIAAETEISLVDGQKGYLVYRGYEAKQLALQASFEEAAYLLWQGKLPTPEVLQIFKKRWSPLRVIPETLKAVVDLLPPQSNMMSVLRTAISAKGAEQHKAWPPSEDDVLAYTAMLPTLITYHYRKSLGLEPVDPHPDLDHVANYLYMLTGAVPQPAHVKVLTAYFVLAMEHGMNASTFAGRVVLSTQSDLASALCASIGAMKGPLHGGAPSEVLDMLDQISSKDRAVSWLTEELASGKRLMGFGHRIYKTNDPRAEALRQIMTELASADPWFELAVHVEKVAVDLLAEYKPGRKLYVNVEFYAAAVMRAISLPPSLFTPSFTVSRMVGWTAHLLEQASCNRIFRPQSVYVGELPTTLS from the coding sequence ATGGCTTCAGTAACCGGTTTGGAAGGTGTAATAGCAGCAGAAACAGAAATTTCCTTGGTGGATGGACAAAAAGGATATCTGGTCTATCGCGGGTATGAGGCGAAACAGTTGGCGCTTCAAGCGAGCTTTGAAGAAGCGGCTTATTTGCTATGGCAAGGGAAGCTCCCAACGCCGGAAGTACTTCAAATATTCAAAAAAAGGTGGAGCCCATTGCGTGTTATCCCTGAAACGCTGAAAGCAGTAGTGGATCTGCTTCCGCCTCAGAGTAATATGATGAGCGTACTGCGTACTGCAATTTCTGCTAAAGGGGCTGAACAGCATAAAGCGTGGCCCCCAAGTGAAGATGATGTTTTGGCTTACACGGCTATGCTGCCTACGCTGATCACTTATCATTACCGGAAATCGCTAGGTCTCGAGCCTGTCGACCCTCATCCCGATTTGGATCATGTAGCCAACTATTTGTATATGCTGACAGGTGCAGTCCCTCAACCAGCGCATGTGAAGGTACTGACGGCTTACTTTGTGTTGGCAATGGAGCATGGTATGAATGCTTCTACTTTTGCGGGACGAGTAGTTCTTTCTACACAGTCTGACCTTGCTTCAGCGCTCTGCGCCTCGATTGGCGCGATGAAAGGCCCGCTGCACGGAGGAGCCCCGTCTGAAGTGCTCGATATGCTGGATCAAATAAGCAGCAAAGATCGTGCTGTATCTTGGTTGACCGAAGAGTTGGCATCGGGTAAACGGCTTATGGGCTTCGGACATCGGATTTACAAAACAAACGACCCCAGAGCAGAAGCCTTGAGGCAAATCATGACGGAACTAGCTTCCGCAGATCCCTGGTTTGAGCTAGCTGTGCATGTTGAAAAGGTCGCTGTCGATCTCTTGGCTGAATATAAGCCTGGCAGAAAATTATATGTCAATGTGGAGTTCTATGCCGCAGCGGTGATGCGCGCTATATCTTTGCCGCCGAGTCTATTTACGCCAAGCTTTACGGTTAGCCGGATGGTTGGCTGGACGGCACATCTGCTGGAACAAGCAAGCTGTAATCGAATCTTTCGGCCGCAATCCGTGTATGTGGGTGAGCTGCCAACTACACTTTCATAA
- a CDS encoding IS3 family transposase — translation MASSTYYDRHKVMRSSLKRPSAPGRGRPATLHSKTHTGQIVSNAQIEEWLLELVSGEEHSYGYVLLTECLRVQHSLVINKKKVYRLCQKLGILNPQRRKKIHYPRRLARNHTINASNQLWQLDIKYGYVAGYDQFFYLADIIDVFDRSIVGYHLGSSCEAKHVCQAVKDALRSRIASGASKPIIRTDNGPQFISKAFGDMCEDETMIHERIPPKTPNKNAYIESFHATLERDLLRKESFETFEEAYRAIHTYMDFYNNRRMHRSLGKRSPAAFMRWVEKASMDTSSYVLAI, via the coding sequence GTGGCTTCTTCGACCTACTACGACCGTCACAAAGTTATGCGTTCTTCGCTAAAGCGCCCTTCAGCACCTGGAAGGGGGCGTCCAGCCACACTTCACTCGAAGACGCATACGGGTCAAATCGTAAGCAATGCCCAGATTGAGGAATGGCTGTTAGAGCTAGTTTCGGGTGAGGAGCATAGTTATGGTTACGTTCTACTGACGGAGTGTTTGCGCGTTCAACATAGCCTTGTAATCAACAAAAAGAAAGTGTATCGGTTATGTCAGAAGCTCGGTATTTTAAATCCGCAGCGGCGCAAAAAGATTCATTATCCGAGACGTTTAGCCCGCAATCATACCATTAACGCGTCCAACCAACTATGGCAATTAGACATCAAATATGGGTACGTAGCAGGCTATGATCAATTCTTTTATCTCGCGGATATTATCGATGTATTTGATCGAAGCATCGTCGGCTATCATCTTGGATCCAGCTGCGAAGCTAAGCATGTTTGCCAAGCGGTTAAAGACGCTCTACGTTCACGCATAGCATCAGGTGCAAGCAAGCCGATTATTCGCACAGACAACGGTCCTCAGTTTATTAGCAAGGCTTTTGGAGACATGTGTGAGGATGAAACGATGATTCACGAGCGGATTCCACCCAAAACGCCCAATAAAAATGCCTATATCGAATCATTCCATGCCACATTAGAGCGTGACTTATTGAGGAAAGAAAGCTTTGAAACGTTTGAAGAAGCTTATCGAGCTATTCATACGTACATGGATTTTTATAATAATCGTCGCATGCATAGAAGCCTCGGTAAACGATCGCCAGCCGCATTTATGAGGTGGGTAGAAAAAGCATCGATGGATACGTCCAGCTATGTGCTCGCCATTTAA
- a CDS encoding transposase — MQQRNKVFEEVRFKVAQEALGGIKTGVLSRRYDVSPKTIRNWVKEYQETFGDDALPTLDERMAESKRLAELEEKYACALKALGEKELENNILRELVKKSSPASKINSTLPKRSSSRDIP; from the coding sequence GTGCAACAACGTAACAAGGTGTTTGAAGAAGTGCGTTTCAAGGTAGCTCAAGAAGCGCTTGGTGGAATTAAGACGGGTGTTCTTTCGCGAAGATATGATGTATCGCCAAAAACCATCCGTAACTGGGTAAAGGAATATCAAGAGACCTTTGGGGATGATGCGTTACCAACATTAGATGAACGTATGGCTGAATCCAAGCGCCTAGCTGAACTGGAAGAAAAATATGCTTGTGCGCTAAAAGCACTCGGAGAGAAAGAGTTGGAAAACAATATTCTGAGAGAACTTGTAAAAAAGTCCAGCCCTGCCTCGAAGATAAACTCAACATTGCCCAAACGTTCATCGAGCAGGGACATCCCATAA